One window of bacterium genomic DNA carries:
- the tyrS gene encoding tyrosine--tRNA ligase: MDNVLQSLRRGTVEVISGDELSRKVASSAREHRPLRVKAGFDPTAPDLHLGHTVLIQKLKHFQDAGHQVIFLVGDFTGMIGDPSGKSETRKALTREDVERNAITYKEQIFKILDPARTEVRFNSEWLSTMRIEDMVRVAAQMTVARMLERDDFRKRYEEQRPISIHEFLYPLFQGYDSVALRADVEFGGTDQKFNLLVGRDLQRAYGQEPQVVMTTPLLVGLDGVNKMSKSLGNYVGITESPETIFGKMMSISDELMVMYYELLSDIGVAELAALKAGLSDGSRHPMDAKVALAREIVARFHGAAAAREAEEGFRGRFSRKEFPEDARRVELAADGGTQDLATVVSRASGSFTSKSAARRLIAQGGVEVNGERATDPAVLLPSPTEVRLKIGKKEFVVVALR; this comes from the coding sequence ATGGACAACGTTCTCCAGTCCCTGAGGCGTGGCACGGTCGAGGTGATCTCAGGGGACGAGCTTTCCCGGAAGGTCGCCTCCTCCGCGAGGGAACACCGCCCCCTTCGGGTAAAGGCGGGGTTCGATCCCACCGCGCCGGATCTCCACCTGGGGCACACGGTACTCATCCAGAAGTTGAAGCACTTCCAGGACGCGGGACACCAGGTCATCTTCCTCGTGGGTGACTTCACGGGGATGATCGGCGACCCGTCGGGCAAGTCCGAGACGCGGAAGGCCCTCACGCGCGAGGACGTGGAGCGCAACGCAATCACTTACAAGGAGCAGATCTTCAAGATCCTCGATCCGGCGCGGACCGAGGTCCGGTTCAACTCCGAGTGGCTTTCGACGATGCGCATCGAGGACATGGTCCGCGTTGCCGCCCAGATGACGGTGGCGCGGATGCTCGAGCGGGACGATTTCCGGAAGCGGTACGAGGAGCAGCGCCCCATCTCGATCCACGAATTCCTCTACCCGCTCTTCCAGGGATACGACTCCGTGGCGCTGCGGGCGGACGTGGAGTTCGGCGGGACGGATCAGAAGTTCAACCTGCTGGTGGGGCGCGATCTTCAGCGGGCGTATGGACAGGAGCCGCAGGTGGTGATGACCACGCCGTTGCTGGTGGGGCTGGACGGCGTCAACAAGATGAGCAAGAGCCTGGGCAACTACGTGGGGATCACCGAATCCCCGGAGACGATCTTCGGCAAGATGATGTCGATCTCCGACGAGTTGATGGTGATGTATTACGAGCTGCTCTCCGACATCGGCGTTGCGGAGCTCGCGGCGCTGAAGGCGGGGCTGTCCGACGGCTCCCGCCACCCGATGGACGCGAAGGTCGCCCTGGCGCGCGAGATCGTCGCGCGCTTTCACGGTGCGGCCGCGGCGCGGGAGGCCGAGGAGGGTTTTCGCGGCCGCTTCTCCCGCAAGGAATTCCCGGAAGACGCGCGCAGGGTCGAGCTCGCCGCGGATGGCGGGACGCAGGATCTCGCCACGGTGGTATCACGCGCATCGGGGAGCTTCACCTCGAAATCCGCCGCACGGCGGCTCATCGCGCAGGGTGGGGTGGAAGTGAACGGGGAGCGGGCGACCGATCCCGCGGTTCTTCTCCCGTCTCCCACGGAGGTCCGGTTGAAGATCGGGAAGAAGGAGTTCGTGGTCGTCGCCCTCCGGTAA
- a CDS encoding TIGR00282 family metallophosphoesterase, translated as MWVLFFGDVVGKPGRKAVTEFLSRLRGVRDVDLVIANGENAASGMGLTDTVVQELFDAGVDVLTGGNHVWDKKEGIPLVRAGERILRPANYPPGVDGRGWGIYRGRSGTPYAVVSLIGRVFLGNFDCPFRWADAALPEIRREANCVFVDFHAEATSEKRAMALYLDGRVSAIAGTHTHVQTSDASILPGGTGSITDAGMCGPAGSIIGMDPKTVLRRFLTQLPARFDVASGEPEASGVFFDLDPETGHSLAVQAFRISESQMRSKETWTTFSSP; from the coding sequence ATGTGGGTCCTGTTCTTCGGCGACGTCGTCGGCAAGCCGGGCCGCAAGGCCGTGACGGAGTTCCTCTCCCGGCTGCGGGGCGTCCGCGACGTCGACCTCGTGATCGCGAACGGGGAAAACGCGGCCAGCGGGATGGGGCTGACGGACACCGTCGTGCAGGAGCTGTTCGACGCGGGCGTCGACGTGTTGACGGGCGGGAACCACGTGTGGGACAAGAAGGAAGGGATCCCGCTGGTGCGCGCCGGAGAGCGGATCCTCCGCCCGGCGAACTACCCGCCGGGGGTGGACGGTCGCGGGTGGGGGATTTACCGTGGCCGCAGCGGGACGCCGTACGCCGTCGTGTCGCTCATCGGCCGCGTCTTCCTGGGGAACTTCGACTGCCCGTTCCGCTGGGCCGACGCTGCGCTCCCCGAGATCCGGCGCGAGGCGAACTGCGTGTTCGTCGATTTCCACGCCGAGGCGACCTCCGAGAAGCGGGCGATGGCCCTCTATCTCGACGGGAGGGTTTCCGCCATCGCGGGAACGCATACGCACGTCCAGACTTCCGACGCCTCGATCCTCCCGGGCGGCACCGGCTCCATCACCGACGCGGGGATGTGCGGCCCCGCCGGGTCGATCATCGGGATGGATCCGAAGACGGTCCTGCGGCGCTTCCTGACCCAGCTTCCCGCCCGCTTCGACGTCGCTTCGGGCGAGCCGGAGGCGTCGGGCGTCTTCTTCGACCTGGATCCGGAAACCGGCCATAGCCTCGCGGTGCAGGCGTTCCGGATCTCCGAATCGCAAATGAGGAGCAAAGAGACATGGACAACGTTCTCCAGTCCCTGA
- the rny gene encoding ribonuclease Y encodes MLIAALAALAVGLGVYVAFLLSGKKSTLEKARAEARAESEKAAEILQSSRKEAANILKEAALQAKDHLLQVKIDFEKETRDRKNELSQLEKRLLQKEDQFDRKNEQVEARVAEYTKKEREIADQARKLDATQADLESRLAATRVELERVAGLSAEQAKAEIVELIAEDAKMEAGKKIRVMDEEFKEEATQKARKMISLAVQRYAADYVAEHVVSAVPLPSEEMKGRIIGREGRNIRAFEAATGIDVIIDDTPEAVILSGFNPVRREIARISLSRLLQDGRIHPARIEETVEKVTKEVEETIREAGEQALFDLGIHGVHADLVKLIGRLKYRTSYGQNIYTHSLEVAFLCGMIASELGLNAKVAKRAGLLHDIGKAVDHEVEGPHALIGADLARKYGESAKIVHAIGAHHEDESPKDILPILVQAADALSGARPGARREMLANYLKRLEDLEAIAKSFAGVEKSYAIQAGREIRIIVDYQKIGDDAATLLARDIAKKIETDLSYPGQIRVTVIRETRAVEYAR; translated from the coding sequence ATGCTTATCGCGGCCCTCGCGGCGCTTGCCGTGGGGCTCGGCGTGTACGTGGCGTTTCTGCTTTCCGGGAAAAAGAGCACGCTGGAAAAGGCACGGGCGGAGGCGCGGGCCGAGTCGGAGAAGGCGGCGGAGATCCTGCAGAGCTCCAGGAAAGAGGCCGCGAACATCCTGAAGGAGGCCGCCCTCCAGGCCAAGGACCACCTGCTGCAGGTCAAGATCGACTTCGAGAAGGAGACGCGGGACCGGAAGAACGAGCTGAGCCAGCTCGAGAAGCGCCTCCTCCAGAAAGAGGACCAGTTCGACCGGAAGAACGAGCAGGTCGAGGCGCGTGTCGCCGAGTACACAAAGAAGGAGCGGGAAATCGCGGATCAGGCCCGGAAGCTCGACGCGACGCAGGCGGATCTCGAATCCCGCCTGGCGGCGACCCGGGTCGAGCTCGAGCGGGTGGCGGGTCTTTCGGCCGAGCAGGCCAAGGCGGAGATCGTGGAGTTGATCGCCGAGGATGCCAAGATGGAGGCCGGAAAGAAGATCCGCGTCATGGACGAGGAGTTCAAGGAGGAGGCGACGCAGAAGGCCCGGAAGATGATCTCCCTGGCCGTCCAGCGGTACGCGGCGGACTACGTCGCCGAGCACGTCGTGAGCGCGGTGCCGTTGCCGTCCGAGGAGATGAAGGGGCGGATCATCGGCCGCGAGGGGCGGAACATCCGCGCCTTCGAAGCCGCCACCGGGATCGACGTGATCATCGACGACACCCCCGAGGCGGTCATCCTGTCCGGCTTCAACCCGGTCCGTCGGGAGATCGCGAGGATCTCCCTCTCCCGGCTTCTCCAGGACGGGCGGATCCACCCGGCCCGGATCGAGGAGACGGTGGAGAAGGTGACCAAGGAGGTGGAGGAGACGATCCGCGAGGCGGGGGAGCAGGCGCTCTTCGACCTGGGGATCCACGGCGTCCACGCGGACCTCGTGAAGTTGATCGGGAGGCTGAAATACCGGACCTCCTACGGGCAGAACATCTACACGCACTCCCTCGAGGTGGCGTTCCTGTGCGGGATGATCGCCTCGGAACTCGGGTTGAACGCCAAGGTCGCCAAGCGCGCGGGACTTCTCCACGACATCGGGAAGGCGGTCGACCACGAGGTCGAGGGACCGCACGCGCTGATCGGGGCGGACCTGGCCCGGAAATACGGGGAGTCCGCGAAGATCGTCCACGCGATCGGGGCGCACCACGAGGACGAGTCGCCCAAGGACATCCTGCCGATCCTGGTGCAGGCGGCGGACGCCTTGTCCGGCGCCCGGCCGGGGGCGCGCCGCGAGATGCTGGCGAACTACCTGAAGCGTCTCGAGGACCTCGAGGCGATCGCGAAGTCGTTCGCCGGCGTGGAGAAATCGTACGCCATCCAGGCGGGGCGCGAGATCCGCATCATCGTCGACTACCAGAAGATCGGGGACGACGCGGCGACCCTTCTCGCCCGGGACATCGCGAAGAAGATCGAGACGGACCTGTCGTACCCCGGCCAGATCCGCGTCACGGTGATCCGCGAGACCCGCGCCGTCGAGTACGCGAGGTAG
- a CDS encoding 5-formyltetrahydrofolate cyclo-ligase, with protein MLALERKEILRREGRIRLRERTGSAYSAEAGDRAQGHFLREFPPRAGMSVALYCALAGEVPTERIRRAYLAAGARLYYPRVTGEKTLAFYPHREGDGWETGPYGICEPPTPAGIEPRISGWDIVVVPGLAFDRLGNRLGRGFGYYDRFLGDLPENEPRVGLAYASQLVPEVPVDAWDVRVHALVTEEGVIRAANASGSPEP; from the coding sequence ATGCTCGCCCTTGAGCGCAAGGAGATCCTTCGCAGGGAAGGCCGTATCCGGCTTCGGGAGCGGACCGGGTCGGCGTATTCGGCGGAGGCCGGCGACCGTGCGCAGGGACACTTCCTCCGCGAGTTTCCACCGCGGGCGGGGATGTCCGTGGCTCTTTACTGCGCGCTGGCGGGCGAGGTTCCGACGGAGAGGATCCGGCGCGCGTATCTTGCGGCGGGAGCCCGGCTTTACTATCCCCGGGTCACGGGGGAAAAAACGCTCGCCTTCTACCCGCATCGGGAAGGAGACGGGTGGGAAACGGGGCCGTACGGGATTTGCGAGCCTCCGACCCCGGCGGGCATCGAACCGCGGATCTCGGGATGGGACATCGTCGTGGTCCCGGGCCTTGCCTTCGATCGGCTGGGGAATCGCCTCGGGCGCGGGTTCGGGTATTACGATCGGTTCCTGGGAGACCTGCCGGAGAACGAGCCGCGGGTCGGGCTTGCCTATGCGAGCCAACTGGTCCCGGAAGTGCCGGTCGACGCGTGGGACGTCCGCGTCCACGCGCTGGTGACGGAAGAAGGGGTGATCCGGGCCGCGAACGCGTCCGGATCCCCTGAACCATAG
- a CDS encoding cell division protein ZapA — MGNRIDVNIAGYALTVRTERSEEHMVRLAETLNGRVREIQKQGGTANYLNIVVLAAMELADEVLAYEDSFRELKDKVETLQREKEDLKKRLDRKSRDLLATLDNALK; from the coding sequence ATGGGGAACCGGATCGACGTCAATATTGCCGGGTACGCCTTGACCGTCCGGACCGAGCGGTCCGAGGAGCACATGGTGCGCCTGGCCGAGACGCTGAACGGAAGGGTCCGGGAGATCCAGAAGCAGGGCGGCACCGCGAACTACCTGAACATCGTAGTGCTCGCGGCCATGGAGCTTGCCGACGAAGTGTTGGCGTACGAGGACAGCTTCCGGGAACTGAAGGATAAGGTCGAGACGTTGCAGAGGGAAAAGGAAGACCTGAAGAAGCGGCTGGACCGGAAGAGCCGGGATCTTCTCGCGACGCTCGACAATGCGTTGAAGTAG
- the zapB gene encoding cell division protein ZapB: MGEESFALIEKKITDLVQVVTALKKEKEALAGELALKDAEARELTRKLAELSRERGEVKERVDKILSRLDTIEL; encoded by the coding sequence ATGGGCGAAGAATCGTTCGCGCTGATCGAAAAAAAGATCACCGACCTGGTCCAGGTAGTGACCGCGCTGAAAAAGGAAAAGGAAGCCCTCGCGGGAGAGCTCGCCCTCAAGGACGCGGAGGCGCGGGAGCTGACCCGGAAACTGGCCGAACTTTCACGGGAACGCGGCGAGGTGAAGGAACGGGTTGACAAGATCCTCTCCCGCCTGGATACCATTGAGTTATAG
- the ftsY gene encoding signal recognition particle-docking protein FtsY — MSEPSDKPRGAFFSRLKAGLAKTRELLFMNVGAIAQGIGPVDENVLGQLEEALILADVGAELSREYVEELRGAWRRGELPDTDALRARLREMVAATLAPRMVPLKVAAPYPFVVLVVGVNGVGKTTTIGKVASGLRAEGHSVLLAAADTFRAAAIEQLAVWAERTGADIVRHKEGADSSAVAFDAVRAAKARGTHVVLVDTAGRLHTKSHLMEEVRKVVRVLGKEIPGAPHEVLLVLDATSGRNAIAQAKTFEEFTGVTGIALTKLDGTAKGGVVLSVTREVAAPIRYIGVGEKADDLRPFDARDFAEALF; from the coding sequence ATGAGCGAGCCGAGCGACAAGCCCCGCGGAGCATTTTTCTCCCGCCTGAAGGCGGGCCTCGCAAAGACGCGGGAACTCCTCTTCATGAACGTCGGGGCGATCGCGCAAGGGATCGGCCCCGTCGACGAGAACGTCCTCGGCCAGCTCGAGGAGGCGTTGATCCTCGCCGACGTGGGAGCGGAACTTTCGCGGGAATACGTCGAAGAGCTGCGCGGCGCCTGGCGCCGCGGGGAACTGCCCGACACGGACGCGCTCCGGGCCCGTTTGCGGGAGATGGTGGCGGCCACCCTCGCCCCCCGCATGGTCCCGCTGAAGGTGGCGGCGCCGTACCCGTTCGTCGTCCTCGTCGTCGGCGTGAACGGCGTGGGGAAGACGACCACGATCGGAAAGGTGGCGAGCGGACTCCGTGCGGAGGGCCATTCCGTCCTCCTCGCGGCGGCGGACACCTTCCGGGCCGCGGCGATCGAGCAGCTCGCCGTCTGGGCCGAGCGCACGGGGGCGGACATCGTCCGTCACAAGGAAGGGGCGGACTCCTCGGCCGTGGCGTTCGATGCCGTTCGGGCGGCGAAGGCGAGGGGGACCCACGTGGTCCTCGTCGACACCGCGGGACGGCTCCACACCAAGTCCCACTTGATGGAAGAGGTGCGAAAGGTCGTCCGGGTGCTCGGAAAGGAGATCCCGGGGGCTCCCCACGAGGTGCTGCTCGTCCTCGACGCCACCAGCGGGCGCAACGCCATCGCGCAGGCGAAGACGTTCGAGGAATTCACCGGCGTGACGGGCATCGCGCTCACCAAGCTCGACGGGACGGCGAAAGGCGGGGTCGTCCTCTCGGTGACCCGGGAGGTCGCCGCCCCGATCCGTTACATCGGCGTCGGGGAAAAGGCAGATGACCTGCGTCCTTTCGACGCCCGCGACTTCGCCGAAGCGCTGTTCTGA
- the smc gene encoding chromosome segregation protein SMC, with amino-acid sequence MKLKKLELIGFKSFYDKTTFDFSAGVTAIVGPNGCGKSNIVDAIRWVLGEHAPSFLRSKALEDVIFAGSDAAGPLGMAEVTLTFTNEDGIAPPGYESYAEIAITRRTFRDGESEFSINKVPCRLKDIAELFLDTGAGARGYAIIAQGKVGEIVDARPDEMRMIIEEAAGVAKFRVRRKEAERKMESTRQNLARVKDILDEVRRQIGALERQVRKAERYKAFRAELKDLDLRIASRKRLAMSLACDSAREALDGIENALLSARSDLARMDAGREEARLTLSERERLLSDLREEHGWRKEEAARREAEWEGLRGQAEQLRRMVQEAGVEITSLESEIAALDAKIAEAEGEAVLRSEGLSLARACWEKENESLAAAREEHRLARDEVERAKSDLIVRVSQHSDARSGADALSQRITEGERSLARLTERIEEAAAAMEKASRDLDAASAVETAAREALETAERSWEETGAALAAASARLDASVEAARSAESELRSAESRRATLSGLHDRMDWASSGVRAVLRHFRGAEESGGDDRAALRVMGEMIETDAAYEKAVEAVLGERMQSVVVRDHAEGLSAIHFLKESREGRGAFIPMGLRTRTEELAYVGEEGVVAPLTEVVSAPPECGDLLRGLLGGTLLVRTLDTAIRLWNRNGVWNSYVTLDGDVVTADGILIGGEQGGGEAGVLARKREIRGLEKDIEEMRLELDRRARAEEAIRRERASLEERLAAFFRGREEARSAHVAAERARAVLSETRAQAGALHDGRTREEAYLRGELARMAEELSASLAMARESEHARGEEEIRTRELLSKTEEKRLSAEEIRERAHAAEVAFRGLEEKDRAAADLRAALSEQAEGKRRQRIERSRRKEDQAREAASLEEAMQAAREAIVQGGIVLAALQERIDARVAEHAECVSRLSGIETDLREARRREAELGERQAAERLRLQRFEMDIAGLDALLHQRYEIHLENLPPVEAAEGEDAGAGDLSILESRAEELRERMSSMGEVNLASLEEHRELTERFSFLVSQKEDLEKSLEDLAKAIQRINRTTRERFSKAFEEINAKFGEVFPRLFQGGRAALRLVDEENLLESGIGIFVQPPGKKSLPLGSLSGGEKALTAISLIFSIFLVKPSPFCLLDEVDAPLDDANVDRFNALVREMSHRYQYLLITHNKRTMELADVLYGITMEKHGISRTVSVKLNN; translated from the coding sequence ATGAAACTCAAGAAACTGGAACTGATCGGATTCAAGTCTTTCTACGACAAGACGACGTTTGATTTTTCCGCCGGGGTCACGGCGATCGTCGGCCCGAACGGGTGCGGCAAGTCGAACATCGTCGACGCCATCCGCTGGGTCCTCGGCGAGCACGCCCCCTCATTCCTGCGCAGCAAGGCGCTTGAAGACGTCATCTTCGCCGGCTCGGACGCCGCCGGACCCCTCGGGATGGCCGAGGTCACCCTTACCTTCACGAACGAGGACGGGATCGCACCTCCGGGGTACGAATCGTACGCCGAGATCGCGATCACCCGCCGGACGTTCCGCGACGGCGAGAGCGAGTTCTCCATCAACAAGGTCCCGTGCCGCCTGAAGGACATCGCCGAGCTGTTCCTCGACACGGGCGCCGGCGCCCGCGGATACGCCATCATCGCCCAGGGGAAGGTCGGCGAGATCGTCGATGCCCGGCCGGACGAGATGCGCATGATCATCGAGGAGGCCGCCGGGGTCGCCAAGTTCCGGGTCCGCCGGAAAGAGGCGGAGCGGAAGATGGAGAGCACCCGCCAGAACCTCGCCCGCGTAAAGGACATCCTCGACGAAGTCCGGCGCCAGATCGGGGCGCTCGAGCGGCAGGTACGGAAGGCGGAGCGGTACAAGGCGTTCCGGGCGGAACTGAAGGATCTCGATCTTCGCATCGCCTCCCGGAAGCGGCTCGCGATGTCCCTCGCGTGCGACTCGGCGCGCGAGGCGTTGGACGGCATCGAAAACGCGCTTCTTTCGGCGCGTTCCGACCTTGCGCGGATGGACGCCGGCCGCGAAGAGGCGCGGCTGACGCTGTCGGAGCGGGAACGGCTGCTGTCCGACCTGCGGGAAGAGCACGGCTGGCGGAAGGAGGAAGCGGCGCGCCGCGAGGCGGAGTGGGAAGGGCTTCGCGGACAGGCGGAACAGCTTCGCCGCATGGTCCAGGAGGCAGGTGTAGAGATCACCTCCCTCGAATCGGAGATCGCCGCGCTCGATGCGAAAATCGCCGAGGCGGAAGGGGAGGCCGTCCTGCGGAGCGAGGGACTTTCCCTTGCCCGGGCCTGTTGGGAGAAGGAAAACGAATCGCTGGCGGCGGCGCGCGAAGAGCACCGCCTCGCCCGGGACGAGGTCGAGCGCGCCAAGTCCGACCTGATCGTGCGCGTGTCCCAGCACTCCGACGCGCGGTCCGGCGCCGATGCGTTGTCGCAGCGGATCACCGAGGGGGAACGATCCCTGGCGCGCCTGACGGAACGGATCGAAGAGGCGGCCGCCGCGATGGAAAAGGCTTCGCGCGATCTCGATGCCGCGTCCGCCGTCGAGACCGCGGCGCGGGAAGCTCTCGAGACCGCGGAGCGGTCCTGGGAGGAGACGGGGGCGGCGCTTGCCGCCGCGAGCGCGAGGCTCGACGCATCGGTCGAGGCGGCCCGCAGCGCCGAAAGCGAGCTTCGGTCCGCCGAGTCGCGACGCGCCACCCTTTCGGGGCTTCACGACCGGATGGACTGGGCCTCGTCGGGGGTTCGGGCCGTTCTCCGGCACTTCCGCGGCGCCGAGGAGTCCGGCGGGGACGATCGAGCGGCGCTCCGCGTGATGGGCGAGATGATCGAGACCGATGCCGCCTACGAGAAGGCGGTCGAGGCGGTCCTCGGTGAGCGGATGCAGTCGGTGGTGGTCCGCGACCACGCCGAGGGACTCTCCGCGATCCACTTTCTCAAGGAGTCCCGGGAAGGGCGGGGCGCGTTCATTCCGATGGGGCTTCGGACACGGACCGAGGAACTGGCGTACGTCGGCGAGGAGGGGGTCGTCGCGCCGCTCACCGAAGTCGTCTCGGCGCCCCCGGAGTGCGGCGATCTTCTCCGGGGCCTTCTCGGGGGAACGCTCCTGGTTCGCACCCTCGACACCGCGATCCGGCTGTGGAACCGCAACGGCGTGTGGAACTCCTACGTGACTCTCGACGGCGACGTGGTTACCGCCGACGGGATCCTGATCGGGGGAGAGCAGGGGGGCGGGGAGGCCGGCGTACTCGCCCGGAAGCGGGAGATCCGCGGCCTGGAGAAGGATATAGAGGAGATGCGCCTGGAGCTTGACCGGCGGGCCAGGGCGGAAGAGGCGATCCGCAGGGAGCGCGCTTCGCTCGAGGAGCGCCTCGCGGCGTTCTTCCGTGGACGGGAGGAAGCCCGTTCCGCGCACGTCGCGGCGGAGCGCGCACGGGCGGTGCTTTCCGAAACCCGCGCGCAGGCGGGCGCCCTGCACGACGGCCGCACGCGGGAAGAGGCGTACCTGCGCGGGGAGCTGGCCCGCATGGCGGAGGAGCTGTCGGCCTCGCTTGCGATGGCCCGCGAGTCGGAGCACGCCCGCGGGGAAGAGGAGATCCGGACCCGGGAGCTCCTGTCGAAAACGGAAGAGAAGCGGTTGAGTGCCGAGGAGATCCGGGAGCGCGCGCACGCCGCCGAGGTCGCGTTCCGGGGCCTCGAGGAAAAGGACCGCGCCGCGGCGGACTTGCGCGCCGCCCTTTCGGAGCAGGCCGAAGGGAAACGGCGGCAGCGGATCGAGCGTTCCCGGCGGAAGGAAGACCAGGCGCGTGAGGCGGCCTCCCTCGAGGAGGCGATGCAGGCGGCCCGGGAGGCGATCGTCCAGGGAGGGATCGTTCTCGCGGCCCTGCAGGAGCGGATCGACGCGAGGGTCGCGGAACACGCGGAATGCGTTTCCCGCCTTTCCGGAATCGAAACGGACCTCCGCGAGGCGCGTCGCCGGGAGGCGGAACTCGGCGAGCGGCAGGCCGCGGAACGGCTGCGGCTCCAGAGATTCGAGATGGACATCGCCGGGCTCGATGCGCTCCTCCACCAGCGGTACGAGATCCACCTGGAGAACCTGCCTCCGGTAGAGGCCGCCGAAGGGGAGGATGCGGGGGCCGGGGACCTTTCCATTCTCGAGTCTCGCGCCGAGGAGCTCAGGGAGCGGATGTCCTCGATGGGAGAGGTGAACCTCGCGTCCCTCGAGGAGCACAGGGAACTGACCGAGAGGTTCTCCTTCCTGGTTTCGCAGAAGGAAGACCTCGAGAAATCCCTCGAAGACCTTGCGAAGGCGATCCAGCGGATCAACCGGACGACACGGGAACGGTTCTCGAAGGCGTTCGAGGAGATCAACGCGAAATTCGGCGAGGTGTTTCCCCGCCTGTTCCAGGGAGGGCGCGCCGCGCTGCGACTGGTCGACGAGGAAAACCTCCTCGAGTCCGGCATCGGGATCTTCGTCCAGCCGCCCGGCAAGAAATCGCTCCCCCTCGGCAGCCTCTCCGGTGGGGAGAAGGCGCTCACGGCCATCAGCCTCATCTTCTCCATCTTCCTCGTCAAGCCGTCCCCGTTCTGCCTGCTCGACGAGGTCGACGCCCCCCTGGACGACGCCAACGTCGACCGTTTCAACGCACTGGTGCGCGAGATGTCGCACCGGTACCAGTACCTCCTCATCACGCACAACAAGCGGACGATGGAGCTGGCGGACGTCCTTTACGGGATCACGATGGAGAAGCATGGGATTTCCCGCACCGTCTCCGTCAAATTGAACAACTGA